A genomic window from Tautonia rosea includes:
- a CDS encoding tagatose 1,6-diphosphate aldolase, whose translation MSVAASTPSKLGATVLLGRGLTPGKLRGLQRISNPNGTLTMVAFDQNSSMIDLAKKGLKAKGEDRDPTYEEIVEAKLDMVRHMAPKASGILIDAYYGAWPAIATGAVPPDRGLIVRVEKSGGPKNKRGGPLGSIEPGLSVEKIKLMGVDVVKLLAPFEPTELDSAQHQYDFIQKIYEDCRKFDILMLLEPVAFPMDGEKKTDTSFLNRKAETVIESARQLSRWCDVYKAEFPGTLGHESEEQLRDNLLALSECSQTPWVLLSAGVDYTDYVTQVKMAMDCGASGILGGRAFWKEYFQEDGAEARSRFAAEVGAKRVEEVDTIVRESGSPWFAKYGLTQDDFLNIRAAEGWHFRYAPGAESAVGSSGHVVRAGEVY comes from the coding sequence ATGTCCGTCGCCGCCAGCACCCCGAGCAAACTCGGCGCCACTGTCCTGCTCGGCCGGGGGCTCACGCCCGGCAAGCTTCGGGGTCTGCAACGCATCAGCAACCCGAACGGCACGCTGACGATGGTTGCCTTCGACCAGAACAGCTCCATGATCGACCTCGCCAAGAAGGGCCTCAAGGCCAAGGGCGAGGACCGCGACCCGACCTATGAAGAAATTGTCGAGGCCAAGCTCGACATGGTCCGCCACATGGCCCCGAAGGCCTCCGGCATCCTCATCGACGCCTACTACGGCGCCTGGCCCGCCATCGCCACCGGTGCTGTTCCCCCCGACCGTGGCCTGATCGTCCGCGTCGAGAAGTCCGGCGGTCCCAAAAACAAGCGTGGCGGCCCGCTCGGCTCGATCGAGCCCGGCCTCTCGGTCGAAAAGATCAAGCTCATGGGCGTCGACGTCGTCAAGCTGCTCGCCCCCTTCGAGCCAACCGAGCTCGACAGCGCTCAGCACCAGTACGACTTCATCCAGAAGATCTACGAGGACTGCCGCAAGTTCGACATCCTCATGCTGCTTGAGCCGGTCGCCTTCCCCATGGACGGCGAAAAGAAGACTGACACCAGCTTCCTCAACCGCAAGGCCGAAACCGTCATCGAGTCCGCCCGCCAGCTCTCCCGCTGGTGCGACGTCTACAAGGCCGAGTTCCCCGGGACCCTCGGCCACGAGTCCGAGGAACAGCTCCGCGACAACCTGCTCGCCCTCTCCGAGTGCAGCCAGACCCCCTGGGTCCTCCTCTCGGCAGGCGTCGACTACACCGACTACGTCACCCAGGTCAAAATGGCCATGGACTGCGGCGCCTCGGGCATCCTCGGTGGGCGGGCCTTCTGGAAGGAATACTTCCAGGAAGACGGCGCCGAGGCCCGCTCCCGCTTTGCCGCCGAAGTTGGCGCCAAGCGGGTCGAGGAGGTCGATACCATCGTCCGAGAGAGCGGCTCCCCTTGGTTCGCCAAGTACGGCCTCACTCAGGATGACTTCCTCAACATCCGGGCCGCCGAGGGATGGCACTTCCGTTATGCCCCGGGGGCCGAGTCGGCCGTCGGCAGCTCCGGTCACGTTGTCCGAGCCGGCGAGGTCTACTGA
- a CDS encoding CAP domain-containing protein — MIKTTWTLAAALILTLAPAIPTEALATERCDASVPLRDDALGFAVLEILPDHTPWTEPEPEPEPEASLPAADQGYGDPYGFSAIINNYRASAGLPPLSYDPNLSAWASQNNAAQCSRGLGHHIMANFFQNCGYNQTSVFDIAISWMNSPGHAQNMLAPSATRFGIAYGPGPYWTMNLQ, encoded by the coding sequence ATGATCAAGACGACCTGGACCCTCGCGGCCGCCCTGATCCTGACCCTCGCCCCCGCAATTCCCACCGAGGCACTCGCCACGGAACGATGCGACGCATCCGTTCCACTTCGTGATGATGCCCTTGGATTTGCGGTGCTTGAAATTCTCCCCGACCACACTCCCTGGACCGAACCGGAACCCGAGCCGGAACCCGAGGCATCGCTCCCGGCTGCAGACCAAGGCTACGGCGACCCTTACGGATTCTCCGCCATCATCAATAACTACCGAGCCTCGGCCGGACTGCCCCCGCTCTCCTACGATCCGAACCTCTCCGCCTGGGCCTCTCAAAACAATGCGGCGCAATGCTCAAGGGGCCTCGGGCATCACATCATGGCCAACTTCTTCCAGAACTGCGGCTACAACCAAACCTCTGTCTTCGACATTGCGATTAGCTGGATGAACTCTCCCGGACACGCCCAGAATATGCTCGCCCCCTCAGCCACTCGATTCGGCATCGCTTACGGCCCGGGCCCATACTGGACCATGAACCTGCAATAA